In Carettochelys insculpta isolate YL-2023 chromosome 3, ASM3395843v1, whole genome shotgun sequence, the genomic stretch CATTCCCTAACTGCTTTTCTCATTTTTCTTATAGTGGATGCTAACAGCTGTTTGTGTCTGTCCTGAATGTTGAGTGTTTCATTTCATTATGTTTTGCttgtattttaatttgttctCATTAATGTATATAGCACTGTGCCctgggtgctggggaggagagATGCAGACATCTTATAAAAATGCAGTTATATGATTGATTGGTCCTAATTTGTTTCAAGGCTTGGATTccaaaagaaaagttaaaaaatggCGCCTTTTCTTTTAACAGGTCCTGAAGTTTATAGAATATCTTTTGTATTTCCAAATAATGACAAGTATGGTAAGAAATTCTTGAGGTTTAATGCTTACTTATTCTTGCTGACTGCAGTCTGAAAAATGGAGAAGGTTTCTCAAACTAGGGTGATtggatagcaagtgtgaaaaactgGGATACTTTTTTGAAGTATAAAAAGTGGTCAGTTGCCATTCCAGTAGGACTCACTTTATAAAGCCTTACGCCATCATATAGGATCTGACTATATTTATTGTCTTGTGTCTCACCCTCATCCTGATGAGAACTTGGTTCGCTAAGTCAAGGTTGTCAGTTTGGGTTGGAGGCTTCATCCTGTGGCAACATTTAGTGAAAGAGTCATCTTCAATTCCTGAACACACTATAACCATGAAATGTATAGATGCACTTGTAAGACAAAGTCCCTAATATTAGGATTCCTGGTTTGTACTATGAAAAAGGTACTAATACTAACTGTAATGCAGTGCCAGAGGTCAAAGCACTTtggtttaaaaatctgaaaaagaaTGTGTTTCAGCAGTACATATTGTTTACTATTAAAACTAAAATCCCAAAAGATTGGTGGAAACTAATACAAGTGACTGTCTTCTCAGCATTCCTTCAGTTATTCCAAATCTTAAGactttgttttctgaaaacatcattGCTTTGGCTGAGAAAATGAATGGGACTGCTTTTAGGGCAAAACCCTGGCTCCATTGATGTCCAAGTCAATACTTCAGCTGACCTCAGTGAAGTCAGATTTTGATTCTGAGTGTTTACATTCTAAAACCTCAGTCTTGCAACCGGATCTACAGTGGCAGGCTCCTGCACCTGTGTGAAGATCCACTGAAGTTAGCAGGGTTTTCACTGATACAGCAGGAAATCTGGTTTCAGGATTAGGACCATAAGCAGCTAGTAGAGTCAATATTACGTGGTGCAAAGCACATTTTCTGATAAGGCCCAACCTTGCTTCCACTGATATCAGCAAGGAAACACCCATTAACCACAGTGGTACAAGATTAGGATTGCAGCTTCAGGTGTGACTCCTCTGTTAGTTCATATAGATTAAGGGAGTGGAAGAAGATATCTGATAATTCAGTCTGAATTTCCTGTGTGGCAGCATGGAACATTGTTACTGTAGGTCACCCAGTTGTCGTGAACCTAACTGGCACAGTTAAGTTAGAATAAGAAATCATAATATTTAAAGTCAAAAGGAACCATTCAGATCACCTAGGCTGACCTTCTGCATGACAGACATCCTATAGGAGACAGTTCTGCATGGGGAGTGAAATGGATTAAGTAATAATTGGCATCTGTGACCCTCTCTAACTTCTAGAGATGCATTCTAAGATGTAAGGTTTTTGGTTAAATTTTACAGGATTAAAAtcaaaaacaattatttaaatttCAATACAGCGAAAGTAACTGGGTTTCTGTGATTACTCATTTGCTTCACTTGTTTTAGATGGTGAGTGTATAAGGACACCTGAGGGTGCTCTTGAAAGGCATGGGCATGGAGTTCATATCACCCCTAATGGAATTACTTACACAGGAAATTGGAAACACGATAAGGTAATTTAAAATTTCTCTCATTTTAAACTTCTTGGGAGCTTCCAATGAACCTGAATGAATATTCCATTATTTACAACTAGATAACCCAGGGGTGTCTAACCTTTTTCGTCAGggaccacatggcaattttttacatgttctgggggctgacacacaaaatagccccaaacctgcccctctatctccaggcttaactcctctcaccCAAAATGCCCCCtttaccccaggcttaacccctcacagccccaaaccactgcctccctgctcctaggcttaaccccttgcagccccaaaccaccacccccacgctTCAGGCTTAaagcccttgcagccccaaacccaagATTAACTTACTTTACACAGTAACTCCAGGTGCTACTACCCTCTGCTGCACCTTCACTGGGCCACCATCTCTTCCGCTGCATGGCTCTCCCCAGCCATCCTACTTTCACCCCATCTGCAGAGCATGTGCCTCTCTGCACTGCTGCATTGAGATAAtgggattcaatttaattggtttaatggtcacATCCCTCCtgacagctgttaaaccaattaaattgagttttactctttcagagcagcaggacagggagctgaaggaggattgactgacagcagcagtgggagccccaaatggctccttaaagagccacatgcagctgagagctgccCTGCTAGTTTTCAAAATGGCACCGCTGCCAGCTCCACAGGGTGGATTCTGGCTCACGGGCTGCATGTTGGACAACCCAGAAATAAACAGTGGGAAAGAATAAGCCTTGGATTGTCTTTTTGAATTACTAGGACAAAACAAGTAGACATAGGAAAACAGTTGCATTTATTGTTAGGGAAAAAATTTTGCTAAAGAGGAACTAGAAAAATAACTGAATGCAATTAGAAGAGAGCCTCTCCTGGCAACACTTGTTTTGCCATGACATTCTGTTTAGTCTGTTTTTAAGAGAATTCAGTAAAAAAGCTACATTAAAAGAATGTTAAACAAAGGAGAACCAACTTACCAATTTTGATTGTCCAAGCTGAGAGAAATGCAAACGTAAACAGAACATCAacagagggtatgtcttcactacagggaagatcagccctgtcatgattgatcttctggagtttgatttaggaTGCcctagtagggacacactaaGTCAAACTTACAGGGCATCTGCACTGGCATCAGTACTCCTGTCCCCAGTTAGGACGGGAGGAGACTGTGTGGAAGCCCGAATTAAGGTACTTGGACTCTAGCTGCATatttaacatagctggaattgcatatcttaattcgACCTTCCACAACAATGTATCCCTGCCCAGAAATAAGTAAACTGTTCAGGTTTTGTATTAGATGCAAGTTTGATGAATCTGAGGTGTGtatggtatgtctacattacaagataaattcgaatttgaggcAGTTAGTTTGATTGTACAAAGTGACTGTCATCACTGTAcacaccattagcttgatttagggagcactagtaTCGATAGCATAATATCGTCGACACtgggtgggtgtagcatcaagtttgaattttatcagtttgaatgaaggctggtgCGGAAGCGCCATATCTTTGAatcgaatttgttagcctccagaggctaaCTGGTGCTGTTTCATGTGGCTCACAGCTATCCGCCACTCACAggaaccgggaaactgaccagcacagaacCTGACTCCCTGCtgttcctggctcctggctcccccacgcTAGGTGTGCAGCaatgctgatcagtttcccagctctctctggctgccgggacccaggaaccaggcagcagggtgagcaccgCCAGCAGTGCGGGTGCAGCAGGGCCTCGGGGGAGAGcacagaatgcggggctgagagaactgtgggataggttcccacaatgcactgctgcaacagtggatgtttggccactctaatgtggcagcactaactcgacatTGTGTgcactttgtgggaagtgaggatactcaaaatcgaatttataaacccagcattataaaattgaatttaataaaattgaatttatctggtcgtgtagatgcagcctgaggctGATAGGGTATTATTGTATTGCTTTTGGGGTATGCATTGCTTGGAATGTATTGTTGACACTACTGTAAGCAACAGAAGAAATGCATAAGTCTTTTCCTTTAACTTATTTCCATTTTGTTAAGTTTTGGGGTAGATGAGGTTTGTCCTTCTGTAACTGTCACTAAACCTAGATTTTTTCTGATAATGACAATTAGGCTTGTGGTAAGGGCAACCAGAAagaaagtgtgaaaaattgggacagTGGGGGAGTGGGTATAATAGACATCTGGTCACCTTACTTGTAGTAAGAGCATTCTGTAATTTGTTTGAACCACAGGTATTGCTTAGTGGTCCAAGCCTCAAGTAAATAATACTTATTTGTAGAAGCACAGGATGAAAATCTGGTGGGGTTAATAGAGCACTTTGCTTTATGTGGTAGATGAGTGTGGTACCATTCAGTTTATTGTGTGTTGCTTCTTGGGATGACAGTTTAAAAGCTGAGGCTCTCTTCACTATGGACACTTAATATCCCATGACCATTCCATGCAAAAGGAGTTTACTGCATAGTTACTTTGGCCAAAAACTTCTGAGGCATATCTGAAAACCTTGTGCAACTGAGAGCATAAGTAATCCATAAAGAGTATTATTTGCCCTACCTCTTTTTCTTTCATAAGGTAGTACAAAGAAAGTTGCCTAATGACTTTGGTGTATATCAATATTTTAAGAATAAATATTAATTCTCTTCCTCAACCCCTTGTTACATAGATGAATGGCATTGGAAGGCTCCAGCATCCTTCAGGGGCAGTTTATGAAGGCGAGTTCAAGGACAACATGTATCATGGATTTGGAACCTATCTGTTTCCAAATGGAGCAAAGTACATTGGAAATTTCAATGAAAACAAGTAAGCTTAATGCAACAGACACAAGGGGTATTTATGCTGCTCGCTCCAAGCATGTTTGTTTTAATAGTGCAAGATATTAAATCTCCAAAGTTGACCCAGTGCCACGTATCTGTGTGCTCTGGGAAACTTGTAATGCACAGGAGCAGAGTCTAAACAATTACCCCACAGCCCAGTGGAGCATTGCAGATTGACACTCCAGCATGCCTCACACTTTCTGCTTGTTTAGACAAATTATTCCTACAGTCATGGCCATAGATTCATAGAGTTTAAAGTCAAGGGGGATTAATGTGCTAGGTTAAAAAGAGTTCCAGCACTCAGTATTGTATCTCTGTCAAGGTACTTATACACTGTAATTAAGTCACCTCTTAGTCTTCTTCTTGAAAAGCTTAATAGATTGAGTTCTTTAATCGTCTCACTGCAAGGCATTTTCTCCAGCTTACAAATAGTATTTATGGTTCTTTTCTGCACCCTCTTCAATTTCTCAacatcctttttttaaaacatgggcTGCAGAACTTGCTGCCCTATTCCTGTATCAGTCTCAATCAATGCCATAGACAGAGATAAACTCATCCCTCTAGtcctccccactgctccttttTGCACACTTCCAAGGATAGCATTAGCTCTGTTTGCCAGACCATCACACTGGGAATTCATGATGAGTTACTTCTCTGCTATAATCCTTTTCAAATTCACTGCTTTAGAGGATCCAAGCCCTCCAGTCCGAACTTAATTTGTGCCACAGCTGAGACCTGACACTCCTCGACTTGAAAGTTTATAACTCTAGCACCTTAGACTGGTTGCGTAAGTCATGAACGTAAACAAAAATTGCTTGAGTCCCAGCACCTCTGTCATGACAAATTAAGCACTAGCCACAGTCTGGAAGTATAGCCTGCATTCCTTATTCctagaaatacattttttttttgaagtcagAAGTTTAGATTCCAAAATGATGAAGAAATGCTGGACTTGGCcacatatataattttttttcataaagatTAATGGAAAGTCTGTAGTTCTGATCTTATAAAACATCAGCTGGTTCTGGTGACACAGGGTTGTGAATGAGGAGTTTGTAAGATGAAAAGATTGTATGTCCCTGGAACAGAAAGGGGATCTTGATTTCATAATAAGTGGATCTAACCAGAAAATTGACTTTAAAACTGATGTCCGCCGAATTCATATTAATTCTTCTTAAATAAATGTCAGCAAATTTGCTCAGGTTTGAAGTTAATACAAATATAACCTTAATGAAGTATCTGAAAAGCAAGCTACATTTTTCTATATTAACCAAAAATGAAGAATCTTGAATTAGAATACAGCTTTACTGGTGATGCACAAAGAGAAtggaatatacagtaaactctgataTCTGGCATTCATGGGAGCAGGAGGTttctggataatcaaatattctggataacagagcaTACTCAGGCtgtgtgggagagcagaggatcctGCCAGTTGCACTCAGAGCAGCATGGAGGGATTCAGGGCAGCAGTGAGAGGGCTGACTCCCTCCCCTGCggtggggagctgctctccttCTCTGTGTACAAACTTCAGCCCTTACGCCGCTTCACCTGTCGGCTGCACTGAGACGCAGCTTGGAGGGATGcacggcagccccagccctgatgcCGCTCCTTCACGCTCCCACCAAGTGTCTGCTGACCAGATCCACACAGTTGTGAGTCATGCCAGTTATTCAAGTGTGCTGGTTAATCCAATACCCGTTAAACAAGAGCTTACTGTACTAGTGCTAGAAATGTGACCAGTGATTaactttacaaaaaacaaaacaaaaaccaaaacaaaacaaaacgaaaaccAAACAACGTTTAAGCCATCAGTCCCTACAGTCAGAGTCCAAATCAGACCAAATAGAAATTTGCATCTAAAACCAAACTGCTATTTGGGGAAGATTAATTTCATTTTAGTGCTTTACTGAGAAACTCCATTTAACATACATATTTGTGTCTGAGTTTGTAATTTAAACTGTTTTAGGGTTTCTCTATACACTATGATAGGAACCATAAGATGTACACATTCTGTGAGTGCAAACAGCAAGTGCTCACTATTTTGGCAAGAATGTTTGGAAACATATAGGAGCTGCCATCTTCATGTATTTTCTCTCAAAAACTTGGGCGGGTTAGGCCAACCCAATGCATAAGTACCTTCTATATCCCATATAAGTGGAAAAGAAGTCTCCCACAGCCCCTTTGCACGGAGATGAATATCTCAGTTGAGTAAGTGATCAATCCAGTACGGTTTTAGCCCCAGGAAGGGTAGAATGGTGTTGCTTTGGGTCCACATATCAGCATTGGATGAGTAGAAATTCTCAAATGTTTATTAGCAATATTCCTTGCTGGCGTACTTGTTCAGACGTATCAGAGATTCCTGTGTGAGTAAAAAATTTGTTAAGGGGAGTTGGTAGCAAAGCTCCTGGGATCCAATCAATTGACCAGCAATTGGCTACACAAGAGAAGCTAGGTGGTTATTTACGCCCCCATCTCAGCCATCATAGTATGACTCTTCCTTGTCTTCAGAGTGTCTGGTTTTCAAGCCTGTGTTATGTCTGAGGCTGGTTTGTAATTCTAAATACAGAAGACCCTCGACTTACTCAGAAGTTGCATTCCTGCGCAACCCTGTGTAAATCACATTTTGCATtatgcaggggagccaggaaactgaccagcacagttgtgttggtcagtttcctgtctcctgtgagcagccctgagctgggagccaggctccagctccccactgctcacaggagcaggggAACTGACTAGCGCTGCagtgcaggtcagtttcccagctcccctgagtggcggacagcctggagccaggcaccagctccccaccaccctgagtcaCGTTAAACTGAGACACCTGCAACTTGAGTGCACATATCTCGGCGTTCTACTGTACACTGCTCTCCCCAACAACTCTTTGTAGGTTATCTTGCTAACCCAGAAACTGCCATGACAGTTTGCAGCCACTACTATTTCTCATCCTCTTCAAGAGAAACAGGTCCCCCAGGACTGTTTTTAAAGTTTAACTTTCCATTGCTAAGTCACATTGGAGCATGACATTGTTTCAGTGAGGGAGAAGATCTTGAACAGGGCTTTCAAATATGCACAGAGACAGGCTTTTTGAGAAGTCAGTCTGAAAAACCCTGCATTTGTCTTGGTGCACGATAACTATGACTGTTGGTAAGGATGGGGAAAGGGTAAAGAGTGATACATTTACAGCTGTAAGATCACGCGGTAACTTGCTTTATATAAGTGTGCATCTTGTGGGTGCCACTAATAAAAATAAAGGTAAGTTCCATGGAGCACAGTCCCACTAACCTCAGATCATTGCAGGACAGCAAATGTGAGCCTTCATGGGCCACCTGCTTGGAGGAAGTTGTAGGGCTGCTACAATACTATTGGCAAGGGGGGGGTGCAGCCTGACTAGCCTCCTTTGGCCTCATATATTGCCCCGTTGAGCCTTTTTGGCTCATAGGTCAGAGGTGTTATAGCTTAGCCCAGTGAGTCTCAACTTGCAGCATGTGGGCTGCTTGTGGCCCATTCAGCATGTGACATCCACAGGGCCATGTAGGTGCTAtgtgggctgcatccacactatatATCACAGAGGTCTGCTTGTGCGTCCCACAACAGCTAATAGGTGAAGAACCACTGGCTTGCAGTCAGAGTTTAGAACCAGAATCCAATCATCTAGacaaggggtgagcaaaccttttggCCTGAAGGGCACATCTGAATGGGGAAATTATATGGCAGGCCATGAATGTAGGACTGAGTCAGTGAGTTGAGatgtaggagggggctcagggcaaaggattggggtgcaggagaggatgtagGATGGGGTTCAGGAGCTTGTGTTGAGGTGCAGGATGGGcatggggtgtgggctctggcctGGTGCCCCTTATCTCTGAGAGATCCTGGTCAGTGCAGCAATAAGGTTAAGACAAGTTCTTCCCCTTCCCTGGCCTCATGCTACTCCCGGAAGTGGATGTCACATCCAGTAGCggctcctggctgtgggaggggcaggcagcGCAGATGACACCTGACAGTGAGCTCCGTGTGCAGAGTCCTCTCCTCCACTCGtgggctgcagggacatgctgtccacttccagaagctgcatagg encodes the following:
- the MORN2 gene encoding MORN repeat-containing protein 2 isoform X1, giving the protein MADGECIRTPEGALERHGHGVHITPNGITYTGNWKHDKMNGIGRLQHPSGAVYEGEFKDNMYHGFGTYLFPNGAKYIGNFNENKLEGEGEFIDTQGLEWSGTFHYTAAPGLKLKLEM
- the MORN2 gene encoding MORN repeat-containing protein 2 isoform X2 translates to MNGIGRLQHPSGAVYEGEFKDNMYHGFGTYLFPNGAKYIGNFNENKLEGEGEFIDTQGLEWSGTFHYTAAPGLKLKLEM